A stretch of Rhododendron vialii isolate Sample 1 chromosome 4a, ASM3025357v1 DNA encodes these proteins:
- the LOC131322856 gene encoding F-box protein CPR1-like: MQDLSDDIILDVLSRLPVVSLSRFRCVSKSWRSLISHPHFIKTHLNRSTNDKHERLLLCGNYNWFSVEIISSQFGHQSLAARLNFAPDRNPTCCHEICCSCDGLVLMLDVGLHYFVVNPSTRESRELPKPPLSNAFDHYGLGYDSSIDDYKVVNISSYDRETECADNVVSVYAL; this comes from the coding sequence ATGCAAGACCTTTCCGACGATATCATCTTGGACGTACTCTCGAGACTCCCTGTCGTCTCTCTCTCCAGATTCAGGTGCGTTTCCAAATCATGGCGTTCTCTAATCTCCCACCCTCATTTTATCAAGACGCACCTCAATCGCAGCACCAACGACAAACACGAGCGTCTTCTTCTCTGTGGTAATTATAATTGGTTCTCCGTGGAAATCATTTCTTCCCAATTCGGGCACCAATCGCTGGCAGCGCGCCTAAATTTCGCACCGGACCGAAACCCTACCTGCTGCCACGAGATTTGTTGTTCGTGTGATGGCTTGGTATTGATGCTCGATGTAGGGCTCCATTATTTTGTGGTAAATCCTTCAACTAGAGAATCTAGAGAATTACCGAAACCTCCTTTGAGTAATGCTTTCGATCATTATGGGCTTGGTTATGACTCATCCATCGATGACTACAAAGTTGTAAATATCTCTTCTTATGACAGAGAAACTGAGTGCGCTGATAATGTAGTCAGTGTGTATGCCTTGTAG